A DNA window from Candidatus Methylomirabilota bacterium contains the following coding sequences:
- a CDS encoding efflux RND transporter periplasmic adaptor subunit, with translation MKSDPFGARTSSSAGFDFARDPRRAATVRPALRPVRRLLVTTSLISALLAAGCKGETTASPPKGQAAPPPAVVVAEVIRKNVPIYGEYVAQTVANAVVDIPARVEATLEKVLFVEGASVKKDQVLFELDKRTYDAQVQAARAALSKAEADLVYARQQVETQRAKAQVAQNEAQLAKAKQDVNRLRPLIKEDAVPQQDFDNAVAAQDVAQAQVDAARAQLANTQLTERTQVDVMQAAVQSARAALIQAELNLSYCTIRSPIDGVSGRKKWSVGNLVGKGDATTLVTISSANPIWVDFSASELDYLRFTKRTEARKEDPLHAAGELEYALILADNSVFPYTGKFVLVERGLDPKTGTLTVRTQFANPSLLLRPGQFGRIKVMLEERPNAVLVPQRAVTELQSAKSVLVVGPDNKVSLKSITTEDRYDHYFVVGQGLSGGERVIVEGQQKARPGMTVAPTLESAPPAGQPAPASPAPGGAPPAAPASPAPPARPKAR, from the coding sequence ATGAAATCTGACCCCTTCGGGGCCCGGACGTCGAGCAGCGCGGGCTTCGATTTCGCACGCGACCCCCGTCGAGCGGCCACCGTGAGACCCGCCCTTCGCCCTGTCCGCCGTCTGCTCGTCACGACATCGCTCATCTCCGCGCTCCTGGCCGCCGGATGCAAGGGGGAGACGACGGCGAGCCCGCCGAAGGGGCAGGCCGCCCCGCCGCCCGCCGTCGTGGTCGCCGAAGTCATCCGCAAAAATGTGCCGATCTACGGCGAGTACGTGGCCCAGACGGTGGCCAATGCCGTGGTCGACATTCCCGCCCGCGTCGAAGCGACGCTGGAGAAGGTGCTCTTCGTGGAGGGCGCCTCCGTCAAGAAGGACCAGGTCCTCTTCGAGCTCGACAAGCGAACCTACGACGCCCAGGTCCAGGCGGCCCGAGCGGCCCTGAGCAAGGCCGAGGCCGACCTCGTCTACGCCCGGCAGCAGGTGGAGACGCAGCGAGCGAAGGCGCAGGTGGCCCAGAACGAGGCCCAGCTCGCCAAGGCCAAGCAGGACGTGAACCGGCTGCGGCCGCTCATCAAGGAAGACGCGGTCCCGCAGCAGGATTTCGACAACGCCGTGGCCGCGCAGGACGTGGCCCAGGCCCAGGTGGACGCCGCCCGGGCCCAGCTCGCCAACACGCAGCTCACCGAGCGCACACAGGTCGACGTGATGCAGGCGGCCGTCCAGTCGGCCCGGGCCGCCCTGATCCAGGCCGAGCTCAACCTCAGCTACTGCACCATCCGCTCGCCCATCGACGGGGTCAGCGGGCGGAAGAAGTGGTCGGTGGGCAACCTCGTCGGCAAGGGCGACGCCACCACCCTCGTGACCATCTCGTCCGCCAACCCCATCTGGGTGGACTTCAGCGCGAGCGAGCTCGACTACCTGCGCTTCACCAAGCGCACGGAGGCGCGGAAAGAAGACCCCTTGCACGCGGCCGGCGAGCTCGAGTACGCCTTGATCCTGGCCGACAACAGCGTGTTTCCCTACACGGGCAAGTTCGTGCTCGTGGAGCGGGGGCTCGATCCCAAGACGGGCACGCTCACCGTGCGGACGCAGTTTGCGAACCCTTCGCTCCTCTTGCGGCCCGGCCAGTTCGGCCGGATCAAGGTCATGCTCGAGGAGCGGCCCAATGCCGTGCTCGTGCCCCAGCGAGCCGTGACCGAGCTCCAGTCGGCCAAGTCCGTGCTCGTGGTGGGGCCGGACAACAAGGTGTCCCTCAAGTCCATCACCACCGAAGACCGGTACGACCACTACTTCGTGGTGGGGCAGGGGCTGAGCGGCGGCGAGCGGGTGATCGTGGAGGGCCAGCAGAAGGCCCGCCCGGGCATGACGGTGGCCCCGACCCTCGAGTCCGCGCCGCCCGCGGGGCAGCCCGCTCCCGCCTCGCCCGCGCCCGGCGGAGCGCCCCCCGCTGCCCCCGCCTCACCGGCGCCGCCCGCCCGACCCAAGGCCCGCTAG
- a CDS encoding multidrug efflux RND transporter permease subunit produces MFVRIFIHRPVLAVVVSLVILISGGLSILALPVAQYPEITPPQIQVQATYTGARAQVVEETVAAPIEQQVNGAENMIYMQSKSTNDGRYVLNVTFRVGADIDIASVDIQNRISRANSQLPPEVLQAGITVKKQSPNILQVISLSSPGGAYDTVFLSNYAVINIIDQLSRIPGVGNADVVVGKRDYSMRLWLRPDKLAKLGVTGPDIATAINDQNIQAAAGQIGQPPASKGLDFQYSVNVKGRLTTIEEFEDIIVRTLPDGGVLRIRDVARTELGAQDYGSIGRLNGGPAVMVLTYQLPGSNALDVAKAVRAKMKELSQNFPPGIEYGFRLDTTLFVTASVSEVLTTLVEAMLLVLIVVFIFLGNLRATLIPMLAVPVSLIGTFAAFVALGFSINLLTLFAMVLAIGIVVDDAIVVVEAVEHHIEDGLPPLEATEKAMDDVSGPVLAVALVLASVFVPVAFMGGITGQLYKQFAITLTVSVLLSALVALTLTPALCAMLLRPRQPMRGPVGFVLTRFNRVFKRTTGGYVSIVRTAIRRSVVALACLGVLYVLAWGLLQRLPTGFLPDEDLGYIIVSATLPDAASLERTDAVVGKLEAALKTQPGVEATVAFVGFSVLTSTYNSNAGTIFVPLKPWDQRKSADLHAAAIIGALRQRFATIPEALVLVFGPPPINGLGNAGGFQFELQDRAGRDFAFLKDATDKVLAAAQRPELVGMFSSFRPNVPQVKLDVDRDKVKSLGIPLSDVFQSLQIYLGSLFVNQFNLFGRTWRVYIQAEPEFRATTDGINQIYTRTSDGLMVPLSTITGVGTTSGPDTIIRYNLYRTSEINGNAAPGYSSGQAIALMETLARQNLPSGAAYEWTGTALQEKESAGKQSVIFALALVFVFLFLAALYESWAIPFSVILGIPLGVFGAFVAVWLRGLPNDIYVQIGLIMLIGLAAKNAILIVEFAKMRYEQGAGLVEAAVEGAELRFRPILMTSFAFILGVVPLVIASGAGAGSRHSLGTAVFGGMVAATCIGVFLIPVLYVLMQRLAERVSGSRRARAAETADPAPAAEAGR; encoded by the coding sequence ATGTTCGTGCGGATCTTCATCCACCGGCCCGTCCTGGCCGTCGTGGTCTCGCTCGTCATCTTGATCAGCGGGGGCCTGAGCATCCTCGCCCTTCCCGTGGCGCAGTACCCCGAGATCACGCCGCCGCAGATCCAGGTGCAGGCGACCTACACGGGGGCCCGCGCGCAGGTGGTGGAGGAGACGGTGGCCGCGCCCATCGAGCAGCAGGTGAACGGCGCCGAGAACATGATCTACATGCAGTCCAAGAGCACCAACGACGGTCGCTACGTGCTGAACGTGACCTTCCGCGTGGGCGCCGACATCGATATCGCCTCCGTGGACATCCAGAACCGGATCAGCCGCGCCAACTCCCAGCTCCCCCCGGAAGTCCTCCAGGCCGGCATCACCGTGAAGAAGCAGTCGCCCAATATCCTGCAGGTGATCAGCCTCTCCTCGCCCGGCGGAGCCTACGACACGGTCTTCCTCAGCAACTATGCCGTCATCAACATCATCGACCAGCTCTCCCGGATTCCCGGCGTGGGCAACGCGGACGTGGTGGTGGGCAAGCGCGACTACTCCATGCGCCTGTGGCTCCGACCCGACAAGCTCGCCAAGCTCGGCGTCACCGGCCCCGATATCGCCACCGCCATCAACGACCAGAACATCCAGGCCGCGGCCGGCCAGATCGGGCAGCCGCCGGCCTCCAAGGGCCTCGACTTCCAGTACTCGGTGAACGTCAAGGGCCGCCTCACCACCATCGAGGAGTTCGAGGACATCATCGTCCGCACCCTGCCCGACGGCGGGGTGCTGCGCATCCGGGACGTGGCGCGCACCGAGCTGGGGGCCCAGGACTACGGCTCCATCGGACGCCTGAACGGCGGCCCGGCCGTGATGGTCCTGACCTATCAGCTCCCGGGATCGAACGCGCTCGACGTGGCCAAGGCGGTGCGGGCCAAGATGAAGGAGCTGTCGCAGAACTTTCCTCCCGGCATCGAGTACGGGTTTCGGCTCGACACGACGCTGTTCGTGACGGCGTCGGTGTCGGAAGTGCTGACCACGCTCGTGGAGGCCATGCTCCTGGTGCTCATCGTGGTCTTCATCTTCCTCGGCAACCTCCGGGCCACCCTTATCCCCATGCTCGCGGTGCCGGTGTCTCTGATCGGAACCTTCGCGGCCTTCGTGGCCCTCGGCTTCTCCATCAACCTCCTCACGCTGTTCGCCATGGTCCTGGCCATCGGCATCGTGGTGGACGACGCCATCGTGGTCGTGGAAGCCGTGGAGCATCACATCGAGGACGGGCTCCCGCCGCTCGAGGCGACGGAGAAGGCCATGGACGACGTGTCGGGGCCGGTCCTTGCCGTCGCCCTCGTGCTCGCCTCGGTCTTCGTGCCCGTGGCCTTCATGGGGGGGATCACGGGACAGCTCTACAAGCAGTTCGCCATCACCCTGACGGTGTCGGTGCTGCTTTCGGCCCTGGTGGCCCTGACCCTGACGCCGGCCCTCTGCGCCATGCTCCTGCGCCCGCGCCAGCCCATGCGAGGGCCCGTCGGATTCGTTCTGACCAGGTTCAACCGCGTGTTCAAACGAACGACGGGCGGATACGTCTCGATCGTCCGCACGGCCATCCGCAGGTCCGTGGTGGCGCTGGCCTGTCTCGGCGTGCTCTACGTGCTCGCCTGGGGTCTCTTGCAGCGGCTCCCCACCGGGTTTCTGCCCGACGAGGATCTGGGCTACATCATCGTCAGCGCGACCTTGCCGGACGCGGCCTCGCTGGAGCGCACGGATGCCGTGGTGGGGAAGCTGGAGGCGGCCCTCAAGACACAGCCCGGGGTGGAGGCCACCGTGGCCTTCGTGGGCTTCAGCGTGCTTACGAGCACGTACAACTCGAATGCCGGCACGATCTTCGTGCCCCTCAAGCCGTGGGATCAGCGGAAGTCTGCGGACCTGCACGCGGCGGCCATCATCGGAGCGCTCAGGCAAAGGTTCGCGACCATACCGGAAGCCCTCGTCCTGGTCTTCGGACCGCCGCCCATCAACGGATTGGGCAATGCCGGGGGCTTTCAGTTCGAGCTCCAGGATCGCGCGGGCCGTGACTTCGCCTTTCTTAAGGACGCCACGGACAAGGTCCTGGCCGCGGCCCAGCGCCCCGAGCTGGTCGGCATGTTCTCCTCGTTTCGGCCCAATGTCCCCCAGGTCAAGCTCGACGTGGACCGGGACAAGGTCAAGAGCCTGGGGATCCCCCTCAGCGACGTCTTCCAGAGCTTGCAGATCTATCTGGGCAGCCTCTTCGTGAACCAGTTCAATCTGTTCGGCCGGACCTGGCGTGTCTACATCCAGGCCGAGCCCGAGTTCCGCGCGACGACGGACGGCATCAACCAGATCTACACGCGGACCTCGGACGGGCTGATGGTGCCGCTGAGCACCATCACCGGCGTGGGCACCACGAGTGGCCCGGACACCATCATCCGGTACAACCTCTACCGGACATCCGAGATCAACGGGAACGCGGCGCCGGGGTACAGCTCGGGTCAGGCCATCGCGCTCATGGAGACGCTCGCGCGGCAGAACCTGCCCTCGGGCGCGGCCTACGAGTGGACGGGCACGGCCCTGCAGGAGAAGGAGTCGGCGGGCAAGCAGAGCGTCATCTTCGCTCTCGCCCTCGTCTTCGTCTTCCTGTTCCTCGCCGCCCTCTACGAGAGCTGGGCCATCCCGTTCTCCGTCATCCTGGGCATCCCGCTGGGCGTGTTCGGCGCCTTCGTGGCCGTGTGGCTGCGGGGTCTGCCCAACGACATCTATGTCCAGATCGGCCTCATCATGCTCATCGGGCTCGCCGCCAAGAACGCGATCCTCATCGTGGAGTTCGCCAAGATGCGCTATGAGCAGGGCGCGGGGCTCGTGGAGGCGGCCGTGGAGGGCGCCGAGCTCCGCTTCCGGCCCATTCTGATGACCTCGTTCGCGTTCATCCTGGGGGTGGTCCCTCTGGTCATCGCCAGCGGGGCGGGGGCGGGCAGCCGGCACTCGCTGGGCACGGCGGTGTTCGGCGGCATGGTGGCGGCGACGTGCATCGGCGTCTTCCTGATCCCCGTGCTCTACGTCCTGATGCAGCGGCTCGCCGAGCGCGTCTCCGGCTCACGACGGGCGCGAGCCGCGGAGACGGCCGACCCCGCGCCCGCCGCGGAGGCAGGACGGTGA
- a CDS encoding efflux transporter outer membrane subunit, with protein sequence MRRSLPSLALAALLLAGCAIGPDYKRPPVAVPGAFRGQSPDDVPPATEATSLGDLQWWEVFQDPELRGLIGRALASNFDLRVAVGRVLEARAQVGIARADQFPQVSGTVSGQSFRVSRNAFPEIPPPGKVREDDFRMAGNFSFEIDLWGKLRRATEAARAQLLATEAARATVTSTLVSQVATAYFQLRELDFELEISRRTLTSRMASLRLVKLRRDAGIASGLDVRQAEVLVNTAAAQIPELERQIEQTENLINLLLGESPGGVPRGLALDGQVVVAAVPAGLPSALLERRPDIRQAEQQLVAANANIGVAKALFFPQITLTAQGGQESAALARLFEGPSGFWAFGGQLLQPLFQGGRIWFNYRATKARQEQAVAAYQQSVQSGFRDVSDALVGYRKTREFRVEQEALTNSLQEYSRLSTLRYRGGVASYLEVLDADTKLFSAELDLAKARRGELLAGVQLYRALGGGWQEIKPEPAPPTASVDSAPPSTRE encoded by the coding sequence GTGAGGCGGAGCCTTCCCTCGCTCGCGCTGGCGGCGCTGCTCCTGGCCGGGTGTGCCATCGGCCCCGACTACAAGCGTCCCCCGGTGGCGGTGCCCGGCGCCTTCCGGGGCCAGTCGCCCGACGACGTCCCGCCCGCCACGGAAGCGACCTCTCTCGGCGATCTCCAGTGGTGGGAGGTCTTCCAGGATCCGGAGCTCCGCGGGCTCATAGGTCGGGCCCTCGCCAGCAACTTCGACCTCCGCGTCGCGGTGGGACGCGTGCTCGAGGCGCGAGCTCAGGTCGGGATCGCGAGGGCGGATCAATTTCCGCAGGTGAGCGGCACCGTGAGCGGCCAGAGCTTCCGCGTCTCCCGCAACGCGTTCCCGGAGATCCCGCCGCCCGGCAAAGTGCGCGAGGACGATTTCCGGATGGCGGGCAACTTCAGCTTCGAGATCGATCTCTGGGGCAAGCTGCGTCGGGCCACCGAGGCGGCGCGGGCCCAGCTCCTGGCCACCGAGGCGGCGCGGGCCACGGTGACCTCGACCCTCGTGAGCCAGGTGGCCACGGCCTACTTCCAGCTCCGCGAGCTCGACTTCGAGCTCGAGATCTCGAGACGGACCCTGACGAGCCGCATGGCCTCTCTGCGTCTCGTGAAGCTTCGGCGCGACGCGGGCATCGCCTCCGGGCTCGACGTCCGCCAGGCGGAGGTGCTCGTCAACACGGCGGCCGCGCAGATCCCGGAGCTCGAGCGCCAGATCGAGCAGACGGAGAACCTGATCAACCTGCTCCTGGGAGAGAGCCCGGGCGGCGTGCCCCGCGGCCTCGCCCTGGACGGCCAGGTCGTCGTCGCCGCCGTGCCCGCCGGGCTGCCCTCGGCCCTCCTGGAGCGGCGGCCCGACATACGCCAGGCCGAGCAGCAGCTGGTGGCGGCCAACGCCAACATCGGTGTCGCCAAGGCGCTCTTCTTCCCTCAGATCACCTTGACCGCGCAGGGCGGACAGGAGAGCGCGGCCCTGGCCAGGCTCTTCGAGGGCCCCTCCGGCTTCTGGGCCTTCGGCGGCCAGCTCCTCCAGCCGCTCTTCCAGGGCGGGCGCATCTGGTTCAACTACCGCGCGACCAAGGCGCGCCAGGAGCAGGCGGTGGCCGCCTATCAGCAGAGCGTGCAGTCCGGCTTCCGCGACGTCTCGGACGCGTTGGTCGGCTACCGGAAGACGCGGGAGTTCCGCGTCGAGCAGGAGGCACTGACCAATTCGCTCCAGGAATACTCGCGACTCTCCACGCTACGGTACCGGGGCGGGGTGGCGAGCTATCTGGAGGTGCTCGACGCCGACACCAAGCTCTTCAGCGCGGAACTCGACCTCGCCAAGGCGCGGCGAGGCGAGCTGCTGGCCGGGGTGCAGCTCTACCGTGCGCTGGGCGGCGGATGGCAGGAGATCAAGCCCGAGCCAGCCCCGCCCACGGCGTCGGTAGACTCGGCGCCGCCATCCACCCGGGAGTGA
- a CDS encoding trypsin-like peptidase domain-containing protein, whose protein sequence is MLRWLVALMVLGISLALAPWAGHAQSVGEVFRKVNPSVVVIRAKGRDVTSAAGGLVRYNETGSGVLISADGKVITAAHVVNAVDEITVELVGGAPVRARVLSSEPSADLSLLQLDSVPSGAAPARMANSDLVRVGDQVVVIGAPYGLSHALSVGWISARWAPNTVYKSMPLAEFFQTDAVINTGNSGGPMFNMAGEVIGIVSHNISKSGGSEGLGFVVTMKTARLLLLERRSFWTGLEGQVVSGELAAIFNVPQATGYLVKTVAKGSPCWDMGLLGGDKVAVIGGESIAVGGDIILSVEGVRVGEADDHDRIRDILTKKSPGAPFTMKILRSGKIVELTGKTP, encoded by the coding sequence ATGCTGCGATGGCTCGTCGCTCTGATGGTTCTCGGGATCTCGCTTGCCCTGGCCCCGTGGGCGGGCCACGCCCAGAGCGTGGGCGAGGTCTTTCGCAAGGTCAATCCCTCCGTCGTCGTCATCCGCGCCAAAGGCCGCGATGTCACCTCGGCCGCCGGCGGCCTCGTGCGCTACAACGAGACCGGCTCGGGTGTGCTCATCTCGGCCGACGGCAAAGTCATCACCGCGGCCCATGTCGTCAATGCCGTGGACGAGATCACCGTCGAGCTGGTGGGCGGGGCGCCCGTCCGTGCCCGCGTGCTCTCCTCGGAGCCTTCGGCCGACCTCTCACTGCTCCAGCTCGACAGCGTGCCGTCCGGTGCGGCGCCCGCGCGCATGGCCAACTCGGACCTGGTGCGAGTGGGGGACCAGGTCGTCGTCATCGGGGCGCCCTACGGGCTCAGCCACGCCCTGAGCGTGGGGTGGATCAGCGCCCGGTGGGCTCCCAACACCGTATACAAGTCGATGCCGCTCGCGGAGTTCTTCCAGACCGATGCCGTGATCAACACGGGCAATTCGGGCGGGCCCATGTTCAACATGGCGGGCGAGGTCATCGGCATCGTCAGCCACAATATCTCCAAGTCGGGGGGCAGCGAGGGCCTGGGATTCGTCGTCACCATGAAGACGGCCCGGCTCCTGCTCCTCGAGCGCCGGTCGTTCTGGACCGGTCTCGAAGGGCAGGTGGTGTCCGGCGAGCTCGCCGCGATCTTCAATGTGCCGCAGGCCACGGGCTACCTCGTCAAGACGGTGGCCAAGGGCTCGCCGTGCTGGGACATGGGGCTGCTGGGCGGGGACAAGGTCGCCGTCATCGGGGGGGAGTCGATCGCGGTGGGCGGCGACATCATCTTGTCCGTCGAGGGCGTCCGCGTGGGCGAGGCTGACGACCATGACCGGATCCGGGACATCCTGACCAAGAAGTCGCCCGGCGCGCCCTTCACCATGAAGATCCTGCGCTCGGGCAAGATCGTGGAGCTTACGGGGAAGACTCCCTAG